Proteins from a single region of Gadus chalcogrammus isolate NIFS_2021 unplaced genomic scaffold, NIFS_Gcha_1.0 GACHA082, whole genome shotgun sequence:
- the LOC130378498 gene encoding uncharacterized protein LOC130378498 isoform X2 codes for MERVRERVRRGGGGGGGRGGGGRGRRRRRRRQEGAQRGPNLTNEIHATLVDHVVNHGLTLREAGLRVQPNLSRYTVASVMRTFRLENRIEGQGRQGGRPPMFTEQQEREIVNMVLANNAITLKQLQADIVNNHAIFNDIHQVSTSTLARILKKKHIQMKQIYRVPFERNSERVNRLRHDYAERVLRMDGEEIQHEFIYVDEAGFNLTRTRRRGRNIIGHRAIVNVPGQRGEEFFSAWRWKVYDLRLQAEVPLIQAMEEACDQMEVAAMQGWIRHSRRFFPRCLANDNIACDVDEILWPDPARRRDNV; via the exons ATGGAAAGAGTCAGAGAAAGAgtaagacgaggaggaggaggaggaggaggaagaggaggaggaggaagaggaagacgaagacgaagacgaagacAAGAAGGTGCTCAAAGAGGACCGAATCTGACAAATGAGATCCACGCAACACTGGTTGACCACGTTGTCAACCACGGCCTGACGCTGAGGGAGGCTGGACTGCGAGTACAGCCAAATCTAAGCCGATATACAGTGGCAAGTGTGATGAGAACATTTCGACTGGAAAATAG GATTGAGGGTCAGGGACGACAAGGGGGAAGGCCTCCTATGTTCACAGaacagcaagagagggagatagtaaACATGGTTTTGGCCAACAATGCTATAACACTCAAGCAGCTCCAAGCTGACATTGTCAATAACCACGCCATTTTCAATGATATCCATCAGGTCTCAACATCAACACTGGCACGCATCCTAAAaaagaaacatattcaaatgaaGCAAATTTATCGAGTGCCTTTCGAGCGCAATTCCGAAAGGGTAAACAGACTGCGGCATGATTATGCAGAG AGAGTTTTACGAATGGATGGAGAGGAGATCCAGCATGAGTTCATTTACGTAGATGAGGCTGGGTTCAACCTGACGAGAACACGAAGGAGGGGAAGAAACATCATTGGCCACAGGGCTATAGTCAATGTCCCAGGGCAACGTGGGG AAGAGTTTTTCTCGGCATGGCGGTGGAAGGTATATGATCTCCGTCTCCAGGCTGAGGTACCCCTCATCCAAGCCATGGAGGAGGCCTGTGACCAGATGGAGGTAGCAGCAATGCAAGGATGGATTCGTCATTCAAGACGTTTCTTTCCAAGGTGTcttgctaatgacaacattgcctGCGATGTTGATGAAATTCTCTGGCCAGATCCAGCTAGGCGAAGAGACAATgtctag
- the LOC130378498 gene encoding uncharacterized protein LOC130378498 isoform X1, protein MERVRERVRRGGGGGGGRGGGGRGRRRRRRRQEGAQRGPNLTNEIHATLVDHVVNHGLTLREAGLRVQPNLSRYTVASVMRTFRLENRIEGQGRQGGRPPMFTEQQEREIVNMVLANNAITLKQLQADIVNNHAIFNDIHQVSTSTLARILKKKHIQMKQIYRVPFERNSERVNRLRHDYAERVLRMDGEEIQHEFIYVDEAGFNLTRTRRRGRNIIGHRAIVNVPGQRGGNITLCAAITQNGVLHRHAHMGAYNTALILLLRILGPIAQHNSSKSNKSYAIHCCLGQCVFPSLCSGSELVSATSTFHRLISSTILSIPQPYRRVFLGMAVEGI, encoded by the exons ATGGAAAGAGTCAGAGAAAGAgtaagacgaggaggaggaggaggaggaggaagaggaggaggaggaagaggaagacgaagacgaagacgaagacAAGAAGGTGCTCAAAGAGGACCGAATCTGACAAATGAGATCCACGCAACACTGGTTGACCACGTTGTCAACCACGGCCTGACGCTGAGGGAGGCTGGACTGCGAGTACAGCCAAATCTAAGCCGATATACAGTGGCAAGTGTGATGAGAACATTTCGACTGGAAAATAG GATTGAGGGTCAGGGACGACAAGGGGGAAGGCCTCCTATGTTCACAGaacagcaagagagggagatagtaaACATGGTTTTGGCCAACAATGCTATAACACTCAAGCAGCTCCAAGCTGACATTGTCAATAACCACGCCATTTTCAATGATATCCATCAGGTCTCAACATCAACACTGGCACGCATCCTAAAaaagaaacatattcaaatgaaGCAAATTTATCGAGTGCCTTTCGAGCGCAATTCCGAAAGGGTAAACAGACTGCGGCATGATTATGCAGAG AGAGTTTTACGAATGGATGGAGAGGAGATCCAGCATGAGTTCATTTACGTAGATGAGGCTGGGTTCAACCTGACGAGAACACGAAGGAGGGGAAGAAACATCATTGGCCACAGGGCTATAGTCAATGTCCCAGGGCAACGTGGGGGTAATATAACACTCTGTGCAGCCATTACACAGAATGGGGTCCTCCACCGCCATGCCCATATGGGCGCTTACAACACAGCACTCATACTTCTTCTACGCATTCTTGGACCAATTGCGCAACATAACAGCAgcaaatcaaataaatcataTGCAATACATTGTTGTCTGGGACAATGTGTCTTTCCATCGCTCTGCTCTGGTTCAGAACTGGTTTCAGCAACATCCACATTTCACCGTCTTATATCTTCCACCATACTCTCCATTCCTCAACCCTATAGAAGAGTTTTTCTCGGCATGGCGGTGGAAGGTATATGA